The Paenibacillus sp. MBLB1832 genome has a window encoding:
- a CDS encoding oligosaccharide flippase family protein — protein sequence MKTNKFSSVLRLKNNALTRNTLWMFLGHGMKTILQAVYFVFIARTLGVEGFGAFVGVVAVTSIFAPFASFGTGNILVKNVARDRTTFKESWGNALIVTILSGFLFVVLIVAVADLFLPHNIPFLLILAVVISDMLFARLLDVSGQAFQAFERLGWTAQLQVCQSFLRMAAACSLFFFVSNPTPVQWGGLYLLCTVLTTVMGVGLVNWKLGAPHMRLTVSKKDIVEGFYFSISLSAQGVYNDIDKSILAKIATLEATGIYAAASRIIDVVFTPIRSLLAAAYGKFFQHGSKGIQGSFQFAKKLMPAGCVYGVLSGILLYILAPVIPYVLGSDYSNAIEAIRWMAIIPLIRALQYFAADLLTGAGFQGYRSMLQIVAAFISVVLNVILIPLYSWEGAIWSGILANTVLGMSLWLVVWQTYSKTKLRKDIPVSSLEA from the coding sequence ATGAAAACAAACAAGTTCAGTAGCGTGCTTAGGCTAAAAAACAATGCGTTAACCCGGAACACGTTATGGATGTTTTTGGGTCACGGCATGAAAACAATTCTGCAGGCTGTGTATTTTGTTTTTATTGCACGTACGCTCGGCGTTGAAGGCTTCGGGGCTTTTGTAGGTGTCGTTGCGGTGACGTCCATCTTCGCACCCTTTGCCAGCTTTGGTACGGGAAATATTCTAGTGAAAAATGTGGCGAGAGACCGCACGACGTTCAAGGAGTCCTGGGGAAATGCGTTAATCGTCACGATTCTCTCGGGCTTCCTATTCGTGGTCCTCATCGTCGCTGTGGCTGATCTGTTTTTACCTCACAATATCCCCTTTCTGCTTATTCTAGCTGTAGTTATTTCCGACATGCTGTTTGCAAGACTGCTCGATGTCAGCGGTCAAGCCTTTCAAGCTTTCGAGAGGCTTGGCTGGACGGCGCAGCTGCAAGTTTGCCAGAGCTTTTTGCGGATGGCAGCTGCTTGCAGCCTGTTCTTTTTCGTTTCCAACCCTACGCCCGTGCAGTGGGGCGGCTTATACCTTCTTTGTACAGTGCTAACGACAGTGATGGGGGTAGGTTTAGTCAATTGGAAGCTAGGCGCTCCCCATATGAGACTTACCGTTAGCAAGAAGGATATAGTAGAGGGCTTCTATTTCTCGATCAGTCTATCGGCGCAAGGTGTCTACAATGACATCGACAAAAGTATTCTTGCAAAAATCGCCACACTTGAAGCAACAGGCATTTATGCAGCAGCGAGTCGGATCATCGATGTCGTGTTTACGCCGATACGTTCGTTGTTAGCAGCGGCCTATGGGAAGTTTTTTCAACATGGCAGCAAAGGCATTCAAGGGAGCTTTCAATTTGCCAAAAAGTTAATGCCCGCAGGCTGTGTCTACGGTGTACTTTCTGGCATTCTGCTGTATATCTTAGCACCCGTTATTCCGTATGTACTAGGCTCCGACTACAGCAATGCGATTGAAGCGATTCGATGGATGGCGATCATCCCATTGATTCGAGCGTTGCAATACTTTGCGGCTGATCTGCTCACTGGAGCGGGCTTTCAAGGCTATCGCAGCATGCTGCAAATCGTTGCAGCCTTCATCAGCGTTGTACTGAATGTCATCCTGATACCTCTTTATTCCTGGGAGGGGGCGATCTGGTCTGGCATTCTAGCGAATACCGTGTTGGGGATGAGTTTATGGTTGGTTGTATGGCAAACCTATTCAAAAACCAAACTGAGGAAGGACATACCGGTCAGTAGTTTGGAGGCGTAA
- a CDS encoding LCP family protein, translated as MRRWVVYTAGFLFVGCISIGGVVYWKYEPSHHWNGMEVPVLSVPALSRDDTLTDHEPSTSSVTEPVPEATTPSTPEVSTKSISAFNVLVLGTDARKEEYARSDVIMVLHVMPELRKVNIVSIPRDSRVLIDGVGYTKINHAHMLGELKGGNTEGTRTALQTVSNFLDVPINYYLKTDFKGFEDFIDTIGGVDVEVASDVYLYHAQTTLAKGPQHIDGKLALSLVRERYAFPDGDFGRQYQQSQILKNVAQEILRPEHISEIAGLLTRVKKDIVDTNFQDSDLISLAWLLKGMSTNDFTTKQIPGHSGYEMDPLEHLRLYYWIPDKVKVMEISQSLLKDPF; from the coding sequence ATGCGACGTTGGGTAGTTTACACTGCAGGCTTTCTTTTTGTTGGATGTATAAGTATAGGGGGTGTAGTTTACTGGAAATATGAACCGAGTCACCATTGGAATGGCATGGAAGTGCCCGTACTAAGTGTGCCCGCATTGTCGAGAGATGACACATTGACCGATCATGAGCCCTCAACCTCCTCCGTAACTGAACCCGTTCCTGAAGCAACGACGCCTTCTACCCCAGAAGTTTCAACGAAGTCCATTTCCGCCTTTAATGTCTTAGTACTTGGAACAGATGCCAGAAAAGAGGAGTACGCACGCTCGGATGTCATCATGGTGCTGCACGTCATGCCAGAATTACGCAAGGTGAACATTGTATCGATTCCCAGAGACAGTCGTGTGCTGATTGACGGTGTAGGTTATACGAAAATTAATCATGCCCACATGCTTGGCGAGCTGAAAGGAGGCAACACCGAAGGAACGCGAACTGCGCTGCAAACTGTGAGTAACTTTCTGGATGTTCCCATCAATTATTATCTGAAGACGGACTTCAAAGGCTTTGAGGATTTCATTGATACGATCGGCGGTGTTGATGTAGAGGTGGCCAGCGATGTTTACTTATACCATGCCCAAACAACCCTCGCGAAAGGACCCCAGCATATCGACGGGAAACTGGCCCTGAGCTTAGTAAGGGAGCGGTATGCGTTTCCAGATGGCGATTTCGGAAGGCAATATCAGCAATCGCAGATTTTAAAAAATGTCGCGCAAGAAATATTAAGGCCCGAGCATATCAGTGAAATCGCTGGTTTATTGACGAGAGTGAAGAAAGATATCGTGGATACCAATTTTCAAGACAGCGACTTAATTAGCTTGGCTTGGTTATTGAAAGGGATGAGCACGAATGACTTCACGACGAAACAAATTCCAGGTCATAGCGGTTATGAAATGGATCCCTTAGAACATTTGCGATTATATTATTGGATTCCGGATAAAGTGAAAGTCATGGAAATTAGCCAATCATTGCTCAAGGATCCATTTTGA
- the galU gene encoding UTP--glucose-1-phosphate uridylyltransferase GalU: protein MERIVRKAIIPAAGLGTRFLPATKAMPKEMLPIVDKPTIQYIVEEAIESGIEDIIIVTGRSKKPIEDHFDKNYELELNLESKKKNDLLQIVHDLTNLVDIHYVRQKEALGLGHAIWCARKFIGNEPFAVLLGDMIINSKVPCLRQMMDVYEETGGSNVIAVEPVAWEDVHMYGVIEGKQISEKLSIVQNLVEKPQKNPPSNLAIMGRYILNPEIMDILEHTHAGVGGEIQLTDALQQLAKLQDMHSYIYDGKLYDVGSKIGFLKATVEYALRNQELSMEFEHYLHEYAKKQQAIRAIV from the coding sequence ATGGAGAGAATTGTTAGAAAGGCCATCATCCCTGCAGCTGGTTTAGGAACCCGATTTTTACCTGCGACGAAAGCGATGCCGAAAGAAATGCTGCCGATCGTCGATAAGCCTACCATTCAGTACATCGTGGAAGAAGCCATTGAATCTGGCATTGAGGACATCATCATTGTAACGGGTCGGAGCAAGAAGCCGATCGAAGATCATTTTGACAAGAATTATGAGCTGGAGTTGAACTTGGAGAGTAAGAAGAAGAATGATTTATTGCAAATTGTGCATGATTTAACGAATCTTGTTGATATCCACTATGTGAGACAAAAGGAAGCCCTAGGACTGGGACATGCGATCTGGTGCGCGCGTAAATTTATTGGCAACGAACCCTTTGCCGTATTGCTAGGCGACATGATCATTAATAGTAAAGTGCCTTGTTTGAGGCAAATGATGGATGTCTACGAGGAAACAGGCGGCTCCAACGTGATTGCCGTTGAACCTGTCGCTTGGGAAGACGTTCATATGTATGGCGTCATTGAGGGTAAGCAAATATCGGAGAAGCTTTCGATTGTTCAAAATCTTGTTGAGAAGCCACAGAAGAACCCGCCTTCCAATCTGGCCATTATGGGACGTTATATTTTAAATCCAGAGATTATGGATATTCTGGAACATACGCATGCAGGTGTTGGTGGGGAAATTCAACTCACAGATGCGTTACAGCAGCTAGCCAAACTGCAAGACATGCACAGTTATATCTATGATGGAAAGCTCTACGATGTGGGCAGCAAAATTGGATTTTTGAAAGCTACCGTTGAATATGCCTTGCGGAATCAGGAGTTAAGTATGGAGTTCGAACATTATTTACATGAGTATGCGAAAAAACAACAAGCCATTAGAGCGATTGTATAA
- a CDS encoding CpsD/CapB family tyrosine-protein kinase: MPTLINKHQLITDIHPKSQVSESYRALRTNIQFSSIDRVVKTILVTSAQPGEGKSTTAANLSVAFAQEGKKVLLIDADLRKPTLHHYFGMSNRYGLTSTLVNRSDLPDVMFETSIEHLHLIPSGPIPPNPSELLTSQKMKSFLNTLAAKFDVIIIDSPPTLAVADSQILASQCDGVVLVVCDGKTKRDTAKKAIDNLERVQAKILGVVLNNKRHKKGDASYNYYYGQNE, from the coding sequence ATGCCAACGCTAATCAATAAGCATCAACTGATTACGGACATTCATCCCAAATCGCAAGTATCGGAATCCTATCGAGCGTTGCGAACGAACATTCAGTTCTCGTCTATTGATCGTGTCGTAAAGACGATCCTCGTTACCTCGGCGCAGCCGGGTGAAGGGAAATCGACGACTGCTGCTAATTTATCTGTTGCTTTTGCGCAAGAGGGAAAGAAAGTATTGCTCATTGATGCTGATTTAAGGAAACCGACGCTTCATCATTACTTCGGCATGTCGAATCGATACGGACTCACGAGTACGCTTGTGAATCGCTCCGATCTCCCCGATGTGATGTTTGAAACGTCAATCGAGCATCTGCATTTGATCCCGTCAGGTCCTATTCCTCCTAATCCTTCCGAGCTGTTAACCTCTCAGAAAATGAAATCGTTCCTGAACACGTTGGCTGCCAAATTCGATGTCATTATTATTGATTCTCCCCCTACACTTGCGGTTGCTGATTCTCAGATTCTTGCTAGTCAGTGTGACGGTGTTGTCTTGGTTGTTTGTGATGGGAAAACGAAGCGAGATACAGCCAAGAAAGCCATTGATAACCTTGAGCGAGTACAGGCGAAGATACTGGGTGTTGTCCTGAACAATAAGCGCCACAAGAAAGGTGACGCCTCCTATAACTACTATTATGGGCAGAACGAATAG
- a CDS encoding paeninodin family lasso peptide, with the protein MKNSWVAPVLEVLDVSFTMGGPGNAIADSYCTNNQDFENHDEMSNNSCHGS; encoded by the coding sequence ATGAAAAATAGTTGGGTAGCACCAGTATTGGAAGTGCTTGATGTTAGTTTTACAATGGGTGGTCCTGGGAACGCGATCGCTGACAGTTACTGCACGAATAACCAGGATTTCGAAAATCATGATGAGATGTCAAATAACAGCTGTCATGGCAGCTAA
- a CDS encoding YveK family protein, which yields MEIELKQYVALVQKKLWFIASLVLLASVAAGFVSYYVVTPRYEASSKLIVNKSIETQGRDDINFDSLRTNAMLVKTYKEIIQTPAILDQVVVKYPELGLTAKDLLDMIRVSSTIDTQVMTISITSLSYEKAAKTVNAVSEVFKSTIPSIMKVDNVVILNEAKPDESVKPVSPNVKINVAIVFVISFMLALGFVFLQDYLDDSIKSERDIELFLGLPTLATISMVRPDELIGKTAAKSTRMVGDTVYANANQ from the coding sequence ATGGAGATTGAATTGAAACAATATGTTGCGCTCGTTCAGAAAAAATTGTGGTTTATCGCAAGCCTTGTGCTGCTAGCGAGTGTTGCAGCAGGGTTTGTCAGCTACTATGTCGTCACACCGCGCTATGAAGCGAGCTCCAAGCTGATTGTGAACAAATCCATTGAAACGCAAGGGAGGGATGACATTAATTTCGACTCGTTAAGAACCAATGCGATGTTAGTTAAAACGTATAAGGAAATTATTCAGACGCCAGCCATTTTAGATCAAGTTGTGGTGAAATATCCAGAGCTCGGACTGACTGCCAAAGATCTGCTCGACATGATTCGTGTTAGTTCCACGATTGATACACAGGTCATGACGATCTCCATTACAAGTCTATCCTATGAAAAAGCTGCCAAAACCGTTAATGCGGTATCTGAAGTATTTAAGAGTACCATTCCTTCCATTATGAAAGTAGACAACGTTGTAATTCTCAATGAAGCTAAGCCAGATGAGAGCGTCAAGCCTGTGTCACCTAATGTAAAAATCAATGTAGCGATTGTCTTCGTCATTTCGTTCATGCTAGCTCTTGGATTCGTGTTTCTACAGGATTATTTGGACGATTCGATTAAGTCGGAACGAGATATTGAATTGTTCCTCGGGTTACCTACACTGGCCACGATTTCTATGGTAAGACCAGATGAACTGATCGGTAAAACGGCTGCCAAATCCACAAGAATGGTAGGTGATACGGTTTATGCCAACGCTAATCAATAA
- a CDS encoding ABC transporter ATP-binding protein, which yields MKETFFFVKKLHVLSGKILYINILAMIFISLLEGIGILFLIPMITASGIVKLDATGIPLSHWLQIFHKVPALLELPLILGIYLLLVIGQTVFQNKISIRNAKIQHGFTRHLRLETYGSILQANWDFFMKSRKSDLINVLTAELARVSAGTNTFLQFIASIIFTAAQVSLAFWLSPRITAFVLVSGLLLIFVSRKFLKRSLKLGNMTVELGQSYLAGITDQINGIKDIKSNRLEKARMKWYHALTERMEHEQVEYTKLKAGSSILYKASSAVLIAVFIYFSVNLFRSQPEQLLLIIIIFSRLWPRFIGIQSSMEQIAMAMPSFKALVELHEQCADGREFKEGMDHETKEQRIHMKRGINLDNVSFRYNLGEPVYALQKVNLHIPANRMTAIVGHSGAGKSTLVDVVMGLLKPESGSVMIDGIPLTDDIVVSLRESLGYVPQDPFLFNASIRDNLLMVKPHAKEEQLWEALQFASAADFVRKLPKGLDTLIGDRGVRLSGGERQRLILSRAMLKNPSILILDEATSALDNENEANIQKVLEQLKGKMTIIVIAHRLSTIRNADEVIVMEEGKIIQVGDYDKLAKERKGVFSFLENHELMTVQKAANFT from the coding sequence ATGAAGGAAACGTTCTTTTTTGTAAAAAAATTACACGTTCTATCAGGGAAAATATTATATATCAATATCCTTGCCATGATTTTCATTAGTCTGCTTGAGGGAATTGGAATTTTGTTTTTAATTCCAATGATAACGGCAAGCGGCATTGTAAAGTTAGATGCAACAGGGATTCCCCTTTCGCATTGGCTCCAGATCTTTCATAAGGTTCCCGCTTTACTTGAATTACCCCTAATCTTAGGCATTTATCTCTTATTAGTGATTGGGCAAACCGTATTTCAAAATAAGATATCAATTCGTAATGCCAAAATACAGCATGGCTTTACCAGACATTTACGATTAGAGACCTATGGTTCCATACTTCAAGCTAACTGGGATTTTTTCATGAAAAGTAGAAAATCTGATTTAATAAACGTGTTAACGGCAGAACTTGCCCGTGTTAGTGCTGGAACAAATACCTTTTTGCAATTTATTGCATCCATTATTTTTACGGCAGCTCAAGTGAGCCTTGCATTTTGGCTTTCACCTAGAATCACTGCTTTTGTTTTGGTTAGTGGATTGTTATTGATCTTCGTATCTCGTAAATTCCTTAAAAGATCTCTGAAGCTAGGTAATATGACAGTTGAGTTAGGGCAAAGTTATCTTGCAGGAATAACAGACCAAATCAATGGCATTAAAGATATAAAGAGCAATCGATTAGAAAAAGCGAGGATGAAGTGGTATCATGCCCTGACGGAACGGATGGAGCATGAACAAGTGGAATATACCAAGCTGAAGGCTGGATCGAGTATACTTTATAAAGCTTCATCGGCTGTATTAATCGCGGTGTTTATCTATTTTTCTGTAAACCTGTTTCGTTCGCAGCCTGAACAGTTGTTGTTAATTATTATCATTTTCTCTAGGCTATGGCCTAGATTTATTGGCATTCAGTCAAGTATGGAGCAAATCGCTATGGCAATGCCATCCTTTAAAGCGTTGGTAGAACTACATGAGCAATGTGCGGATGGGAGAGAGTTTAAAGAGGGCATGGATCATGAGACCAAAGAGCAGAGGATCCATATGAAACGAGGGATAAACCTCGACAATGTCAGCTTCCGCTATAATTTGGGGGAACCTGTGTATGCTCTTCAAAAGGTCAACTTGCATATTCCCGCTAATCGCATGACAGCCATTGTGGGCCATTCTGGTGCTGGGAAAAGCACCTTAGTAGATGTAGTAATGGGATTGCTGAAACCAGAAAGTGGAAGTGTCATGATTGATGGCATTCCCCTAACAGATGATATCGTAGTATCGCTAAGAGAGTCTTTAGGCTATGTTCCTCAGGATCCCTTTCTGTTTAACGCGAGTATAAGGGACAATCTGCTCATGGTTAAACCGCATGCGAAAGAGGAACAATTGTGGGAAGCTTTGCAATTCGCATCCGCAGCCGACTTTGTAAGGAAATTACCGAAGGGACTTGATACGCTTATTGGTGATCGAGGAGTTAGACTCTCAGGCGGAGAGAGACAGAGGCTTATCCTATCTCGAGCGATGCTAAAGAACCCTTCGATTTTGATTTTGGATGAAGCCACGAGCGCATTAGATAATGAGAACGAAGCTAATATTCAAAAAGTCCTTGAACAGCTAAAGGGTAAAATGACGATTATCGTCATTGCCCACCGATTATCGACCATAAGGAACGCGGATGAAGTTATTGTTATGGAAGAAGGTAAAATTATTCAAGTTGGTGACTATGATAAACTGGCAAAAGAGAGAAAGGGCGTGTTCAGTTTTTTAGAAAACCATGAGTTGATGACGGTTCAAAAAGCAGCAAATTTCACTTGA
- a CDS encoding tyrosine-protein phosphatase, which translates to MLIDTHCHILPWLDDGAESMQEAIAMAKCAAKEGIRTIVATPHYGDGKYDNPAELVDLAVHQLNAELEKQEVPVQILPGQEVRVYKELLDDLEAGYIQTLNKSQYLLLEMPHSGIPDYFDDLLYEIHVLGLTVIIAHPERNTELMKNPRRLHYLIEQGCLSQVTSQSITGLFGRKIQKFAIHLCKRNMVHLIASDAHNLTTRPGTLSLALADLASQLNHQIVEHYSVNALRVVRNETILLEPISYPRRVWLFM; encoded by the coding sequence ATGCTGATTGATACCCATTGTCATATTTTACCTTGGTTAGATGATGGTGCTGAAAGTATGCAAGAAGCGATCGCCATGGCGAAGTGCGCTGCCAAGGAAGGGATTAGAACGATCGTTGCCACACCGCATTATGGTGATGGAAAATATGACAATCCCGCTGAATTGGTCGATCTTGCTGTCCATCAGCTGAATGCTGAGCTTGAGAAACAGGAGGTTCCCGTTCAAATACTCCCAGGGCAAGAGGTGAGAGTGTACAAGGAACTTCTGGACGATCTGGAAGCGGGGTATATTCAAACATTGAATAAATCGCAATACCTGCTCCTTGAAATGCCGCATTCAGGCATTCCTGACTATTTCGATGACTTGTTGTATGAAATACACGTGTTGGGTCTCACTGTCATTATCGCTCATCCAGAGCGCAATACAGAGTTGATGAAAAATCCGCGCCGTCTCCACTACCTGATTGAGCAGGGCTGTTTAAGTCAGGTTACTTCACAATCGATCACTGGATTATTTGGAAGAAAGATTCAGAAGTTTGCCATTCACTTATGCAAAAGAAATATGGTCCATCTCATCGCTTCGGATGCTCACAATCTGACGACAAGGCCTGGAACCTTATCTTTGGCACTAGCTGATTTGGCATCGCAATTGAATCATCAAATCGTCGAGCATTACAGCGTTAACGCACTGCGTGTCGTGCGAAATGAAACCATATTGCTGGAGCCTATATCATATCCGCGCAGAGTGTGGTTGTTCATGTGA
- a CDS encoding sugar transferase yields MEMVRVSSFSAPSGIYVQVVKPLFDLVLGLTLLLLTSPLLIVVPILIKLDSKGPVIFKQQRYGKHGRIFDIYKFRTMYTDVPKEGRSPVSGKDPRITSIGRMLRKTSIDELPQLFNILRGEMSFIGPRPEQRSIVETEYSDWERQRFCVTPGITGLWQISPERIHPIHENLHYDFKYAREVSWKMDAKIIWGTLAVVIKSNTV; encoded by the coding sequence ATGGAAATGGTCAGAGTCTCTAGTTTTTCTGCGCCTAGCGGGATCTATGTGCAAGTGGTGAAACCACTGTTTGATCTTGTTCTAGGTTTAACGCTGCTGCTGCTCACTTCTCCGCTCCTGATTGTTGTTCCTATCCTGATTAAACTAGACTCCAAAGGTCCCGTCATCTTCAAGCAGCAAAGGTATGGCAAGCATGGGCGGATATTCGATATTTATAAGTTCCGCACGATGTATACCGATGTGCCGAAAGAGGGAAGATCTCCCGTTTCGGGCAAGGATCCCAGGATTACATCGATAGGCCGTATGCTGCGGAAAACGAGTATCGATGAGCTGCCTCAGCTCTTTAATATTTTGCGTGGAGAAATGAGTTTTATTGGTCCTAGACCCGAACAGCGATCCATTGTGGAAACGGAGTACTCCGATTGGGAGCGTCAGCGCTTCTGCGTAACGCCAGGCATTACGGGATTGTGGCAGATCAGCCCTGAGCGGATTCATCCCATTCATGAAAACCTGCATTACGATTTCAAGTACGCGCGCGAAGTATCGTGGAAGATGGACGCCAAAATTATTTGGGGCACGCTAGCGGTCGTGATTAAAAGTAATACGGTGTAA
- a CDS encoding glycosyltransferase, with amino-acid sequence MDGKKNVVIYKDHLLSPSETFVKAQAEALQNFTPYYVGSRQIAGIKLPDERVIVMNDQSVFGWGKETLYKLVGKSIGFMNKIARLKPSLIHAHFGFGGALALPLVKYLDVPLVVTFHGFDATVKDEFANFYSHKLYIRKRKELQRQGTLFIAVSDFIKRKMIEQGFPEERIVRHYIGINLASFTPDEQVKRKPIVLFVGRLVEKKGAEFLIDAMHLVQRELPDCELVCIGDGPLRGHLEEKAGRLLTKYQFLGVQPPEVVRTWMNTAMLFSVPSVIAENGDAEGFGMVFAEANAMGLPVVSFATGGITEAVAHGETGYLAPEKDSQMLAIYIQALLTNKAVWESFSKQGKARVQNLFNIEKQNQELEALYEAIIRDFKRRRIS; translated from the coding sequence ATGGATGGGAAGAAGAATGTCGTGATCTATAAAGATCACCTGCTATCACCTTCTGAAACATTTGTTAAAGCACAGGCAGAGGCGCTTCAAAATTTTACTCCCTACTATGTGGGCTCAAGGCAAATTGCTGGAATCAAGCTGCCGGACGAACGCGTCATTGTGATGAATGACCAGAGTGTGTTCGGCTGGGGAAAAGAAACGCTGTACAAACTTGTTGGTAAATCGATTGGTTTTATGAATAAAATTGCACGTCTGAAGCCCTCCTTAATTCATGCTCATTTTGGGTTTGGCGGTGCCCTGGCTTTGCCTTTAGTGAAATATTTGGACGTCCCGCTCGTCGTGACCTTCCACGGCTTTGATGCCACGGTCAAGGATGAATTCGCTAATTTCTACAGTCATAAGTTGTATATTCGCAAACGGAAAGAACTGCAACGGCAAGGCACACTGTTCATAGCGGTCTCCGATTTTATTAAGCGCAAAATGATCGAACAAGGCTTTCCAGAAGAAAGGATTGTCCGGCATTACATCGGGATCAATCTCGCTTCATTTACGCCTGATGAACAGGTCAAACGCAAACCGATTGTTCTTTTCGTCGGGAGACTTGTGGAGAAGAAAGGAGCAGAGTTTTTAATTGATGCGATGCATCTGGTCCAACGGGAACTGCCAGATTGTGAGCTCGTGTGTATCGGCGATGGACCGCTTAGGGGGCACTTGGAGGAGAAGGCGGGGCGATTATTAACCAAGTACCAATTTCTCGGCGTACAACCACCCGAGGTTGTAAGGACATGGATGAATACAGCGATGCTGTTCTCGGTTCCAAGTGTCATTGCGGAGAATGGCGATGCAGAAGGATTTGGGATGGTTTTCGCCGAGGCGAATGCGATGGGGCTTCCCGTTGTCAGCTTTGCGACAGGCGGGATAACAGAAGCGGTGGCGCATGGCGAAACGGGTTATTTGGCGCCTGAGAAGGACAGCCAGATGCTCGCGATTTACATACAGGCCTTGTTGACTAACAAGGCGGTGTGGGAAAGCTTCAGTAAACAAGGGAAAGCACGTGTTCAAAACCTCTTCAATATTGAGAAGCAGAATCAGGAGCTTGAAGCTTTATATGAAGCGATTATTCGTGATTTTAAGAGGCGTAGAATCAGTTGA
- a CDS encoding O-antigen ligase family protein: MIKQQIQIQHDQRMILKKALVVLVVLILISPILNNLTSPRVFNLEQIMVVTMEKDPTALLIRSAMTALLLFFSFLLIWPAMKQKFAKPELQLWVASCMFSCGPILSSVLGSKATLSPQWFVLPLCFTALLLLRGKDLKWFVSLIRMIALVYLYGSLIAALVDPAFAIEEYYKLGYFYSFRLHGIANLANHLAPMVIVFWLTNRIYEKKNTYFNIVHWLVSFTVLLLTQSKTTWVTFVVLFMFVFLATRTRAARHMYIVITTVIVLCGCLFIINSSASYALGLQSQDMELITSLTGRNFVWSYTIEIWKHNPLFGYGLDLWKDQETRLPFLDMYNWAPGQAHNQFFQTLGESGLIGVAGLVFYVGILIKLGWRYAKESKYLTIMMVLLLLIRGITESTLESNLFKENFLYHFMTFALLMIYVKREKERTGQQSIAE, from the coding sequence ATGATAAAGCAACAGATTCAAATTCAACACGATCAGAGGATGATTTTAAAGAAAGCTTTAGTTGTGCTTGTCGTACTTATCTTGATTTCTCCGATCTTGAATAACTTAACCAGCCCAAGAGTGTTCAACCTAGAGCAGATTATGGTTGTAACGATGGAAAAGGATCCTACTGCACTGCTGATCCGATCCGCCATGACGGCGCTGCTGTTGTTTTTCAGCTTTCTATTAATCTGGCCCGCCATGAAGCAGAAGTTTGCTAAACCTGAGCTGCAATTATGGGTTGCTTCTTGTATGTTCTCATGCGGTCCGATTCTATCATCGGTTCTTGGTTCCAAAGCTACATTGTCTCCACAATGGTTTGTACTGCCTTTATGTTTCACAGCACTGCTGCTATTGAGAGGCAAAGATTTAAAGTGGTTCGTTTCACTAATAAGAATGATTGCCTTAGTGTATCTGTACGGAAGTCTGATTGCAGCGCTTGTAGATCCTGCATTCGCTATTGAAGAGTACTATAAACTAGGCTATTTCTATTCGTTTCGTTTGCATGGGATTGCGAATTTAGCGAATCACTTAGCTCCTATGGTCATAGTATTTTGGTTAACGAATCGTATCTATGAGAAAAAGAATACCTACTTCAATATCGTTCATTGGTTGGTAAGCTTCACGGTCTTGCTGTTAACACAATCGAAGACAACATGGGTTACTTTTGTAGTCTTATTCATGTTTGTTTTCCTGGCAACGCGGACCCGGGCAGCGCGCCATATGTACATCGTGATAACAACCGTCATCGTGCTTTGCGGCTGCTTATTTATCATCAACTCGTCCGCCAGCTACGCATTAGGCTTGCAAAGCCAAGATATGGAGCTGATTACGAGCTTAACGGGTCGCAATTTTGTTTGGAGCTATACGATCGAAATATGGAAGCATAACCCGCTGTTCGGGTACGGACTGGATCTATGGAAAGATCAAGAAACGAGACTTCCTTTTTTAGATATGTACAACTGGGCTCCAGGTCAGGCACATAATCAATTTTTTCAAACGTTAGGTGAATCAGGTCTTATCGGTGTGGCTGGGCTGGTTTTCTATGTGGGTATCCTGATTAAATTGGGCTGGCGATACGCGAAGGAAAGTAAGTATTTGACGATCATGATGGTGTTGCTTCTACTCATTCGAGGCATCACGGAATCTACACTGGAGAGTAATTTATTTAAAGAAAACTTCTTGTACCACTTCATGACGTTCGCCTTGCTGATGATTTATGTGAAAAGGGAAAAAGAAAGGACTGGGCAGCAATCCATTGCTGAATAA